In Streptomyces dangxiongensis, one DNA window encodes the following:
- a CDS encoding transposase family protein codes for MLGLADHRPVRRTAEFGEVDDAVVAAMRQAIEEAVDASTRTGTFILWRTGEILKEAPDKQGAGLPSQRTLYRLLAKLTSGTHTSGSAVTRRSRAHGATTPHGELPVFAPGEVMQIDSTPLDVLVLLDNGVTGRVELTAMIDVATRTLTAAVLRPTTKAVDASVLLARTVTPELMRPGWTDALRMSRSVLPHRRLLALDERLAHAAARPVIVPEIIVCDHGKAFLSRNFISSCRFLEIEVQPAHQGSPFEKGHIEKMLGSVATLFAQFLPPYTGRSTDHRGRHLERERVWSLLELQELLDEWIVAKWQNRKHDGLRDPVHPGRLFTPNEKYAASVEACGYVPVALSGDDYVELLPAEWRVVNDYGIRIKNRTYDSRALGPMRRQNSGVRARRGLWEVHRDPYDVSRIWVRNHRGDNEWVPATWKHLNRAPVPFGDPAWDHVSP; via the coding sequence GTGCTGGGCCTGGCCGATCACCGACCGGTCCGCAGGACAGCCGAGTTCGGGGAGGTCGACGATGCGGTGGTGGCCGCGATGCGGCAGGCGATCGAGGAAGCGGTGGACGCCTCGACCCGCACGGGGACGTTCATTTTGTGGCGGACTGGCGAGATCCTCAAAGAAGCACCTGACAAGCAGGGGGCTGGGCTTCCCTCGCAGAGGACGCTCTACCGGCTGCTGGCGAAGCTCACCTCGGGCACCCACACGTCCGGTTCGGCGGTGACCCGCCGGTCCAGGGCCCACGGGGCCACGACGCCGCACGGGGAACTGCCCGTCTTCGCGCCGGGCGAGGTCATGCAGATCGACTCCACCCCGCTGGACGTGCTGGTCCTGCTCGACAACGGCGTCACGGGCAGAGTCGAACTCACCGCCATGATCGATGTCGCCACCAGGACGCTGACCGCGGCGGTGCTGCGGCCGACCACGAAGGCCGTGGATGCCAGCGTGCTGCTGGCCCGCACCGTCACCCCCGAACTGATGCGGCCGGGCTGGACGGACGCGCTCAGGATGTCGCGCTCGGTGCTGCCGCACCGCAGGCTGCTGGCCCTGGACGAGCGTCTGGCCCATGCGGCGGCCCGGCCGGTGATCGTTCCGGAGATCATCGTCTGCGACCACGGCAAGGCCTTCCTCTCCCGCAACTTCATCTCCTCCTGCCGGTTCCTGGAGATCGAAGTGCAGCCGGCCCACCAGGGCTCGCCCTTCGAGAAGGGGCACATCGAGAAGATGCTGGGCTCGGTGGCCACGCTGTTCGCGCAGTTCCTGCCCCCCTACACCGGCCGCAGCACCGACCACCGCGGCCGGCACCTGGAACGCGAACGCGTGTGGTCCCTGCTGGAGTTGCAGGAGCTTCTGGATGAGTGGATCGTCGCGAAGTGGCAGAACCGCAAGCACGACGGTCTGCGCGATCCGGTCCACCCGGGCCGGCTGTTCACGCCGAACGAGAAGTACGCCGCTTCGGTGGAGGCCTGCGGCTACGTCCCGGTCGCACTCAGCGGCGACGACTACGTCGAACTCCTGCCCGCAGAATGGCGGGTGGTCAACGACTACGGCATCAGGATCAAGAACCGCACCTACGACAGCCGGGCCTTGGGACCGATGCGCCGCCAGAACTCCGGCGTCCGGGCCAGACGCGGGCTCTGGGAGGTCCACCGCGACCCCTACGACGTCTCCCGGATCTGGGTACGCAACCACCGCGGTGACAACGAGTGGGTCCCGGCCACCTGGAAACACCTGAACCGGGCACCGGTCCCCTTCGGTGACCCGGCCTGGGACCACGTCAGCCCCTAG
- a CDS encoding PadR family transcriptional regulator — translation MRTHGFERGHRHEGPGRRGMGGFDGRRAAFGPFGPGGPGFGPGGPGFGPGPWGARGRGGGRGRARRGDVRASILALLKDRPMHGYEMIQEIAERSGGAWKPSPGSVYPTLQLLEDEGLITSESEGGKKLFSLTGSGRGAAEEGAEAPWEEASRGVDWEALGEIRQAGSGLMEAFGQVFRTGSKEQREKALAVINDARRKLYLILADEQ, via the coding sequence ATGCGTACCCACGGATTCGAACGTGGACATCGGCACGAGGGTCCCGGCCGCCGAGGCATGGGCGGTTTCGACGGCCGGCGGGCCGCCTTCGGGCCCTTCGGGCCGGGAGGGCCGGGATTCGGTCCCGGCGGCCCCGGCTTCGGGCCGGGCCCCTGGGGGGCGCGGGGCCGGGGCGGGGGGCGGGGACGTGCGCGGCGCGGGGACGTGCGCGCCTCCATCCTGGCCCTGCTCAAGGACCGGCCCATGCACGGCTACGAGATGATCCAGGAGATCGCCGAACGCAGCGGTGGCGCGTGGAAGCCGAGCCCCGGCTCGGTCTACCCCACCCTCCAGCTTCTGGAGGACGAGGGCCTGATCACGAGCGAGAGCGAAGGCGGCAAGAAGCTGTTCTCCCTCACCGGGAGTGGACGCGGCGCCGCCGAGGAAGGCGCGGAGGCTCCCTGGGAGGAGGCCTCGCGCGGGGTCGACTGGGAGGCTCTCGGAGAGATCCGCCAGGCCGGCTCCGGGTTGATGGAAGCCTTCGGGCAGGTCTTCAGGACCGGTAGCAAGGAACAGCGCGAGAAGGCGCTGGCCGTCATCAACGACGCCCGCAGGAAGCTGTACCTGATCCTCGCCGACGAGCAGTGA
- a CDS encoding Clp protease N-terminal domain-containing protein, with protein MHTRTAHRTAHHEPVPHPDGTAVLGAELAAVVTGARRRALRDGDRQTDTAHLLHSLLEHDPEARAAVGGPARLARLLGYLVQRSIGYGLRWQGSVEDSGPITVVPAPADPAHLADPTAPARTADPGDPEDPADGEDAASGEGPVASAGPAGHDGGAREAGGWSPAASAALADARGRARRRGALQVTGTDLLAALVTDPGSRAVEVLARAGISASELVARAGTDADERADDGRTAP; from the coding sequence GTGCACACCCGTACAGCCCACCGGACCGCCCACCACGAGCCGGTTCCGCACCCGGACGGCACCGCCGTGCTCGGTGCCGAGCTGGCAGCGGTGGTCACCGGTGCCCGTCGCAGGGCCCTCCGGGACGGGGACCGGCAGACCGACACCGCCCATCTGCTGCACTCCCTGCTCGAACACGACCCCGAGGCCCGTGCCGCCGTGGGCGGCCCCGCGCGGCTCGCCCGGCTCCTCGGCTACCTCGTCCAGCGCAGCATCGGCTACGGGCTGCGCTGGCAGGGCAGCGTGGAGGACTCCGGGCCGATCACCGTCGTACCGGCACCGGCGGACCCCGCACACCTCGCAGACCCCACGGCCCCCGCGCGCACCGCGGACCCAGGGGACCCAGAGGATCCCGCAGACGGCGAGGATGCGGCGAGCGGCGAAGGTCCGGTCGCGTCCGCCGGTCCGGCCGGCCATGACGGTGGGGCCAGGGAGGCCGGCGGGTGGTCACCCGCCGCATCGGCCGCTCTCGCGGACGCCCGTGGACGGGCCCGGCGGCGGGGCGCGCTCCAGGTCACCGGCACCGACCTGCTCGCGGCGCTCGTCACGGACCCGGGGTCCCGGGCCGTCGAGGTCCTCGCGCGCGCCGGCATCTCCGCCTCCGAGCTGGTCGCGCGGGCCGGGACCGATGCCGACGAGCGCGCCGACGACGGCCGGACCGCCCCCTGA
- a CDS encoding EamA family transporter, with product MPVHTSVSSQDSPGRGVGLGLALVSALAFGGSGVAAKPLIEAGLDPLHVVWLRVAGAALVMLPLAVRHRALPRRRPLLLAGFGLLAVAGVQACYFAALSRIPVGVALLIEYLAPALVLGWVRFVQRRPVTRAAAAGVVLAAGGLACVVEVWSGLSLDAVGLLLALGAACCQVGYFVLSDQGSDAGADAPDPLGVIAYGLLVGAAVLTVVARPWSMDWSVLAGSARLNGTAVPAVALLAWIVLVATVLAYVTGVLSVRRLSPQVAGVVACLEAVIATVLAWVLLGEHLSAPQVFGGAVVLAGAFIAQTSAPAENGREPAAPGGAERELSARGTAA from the coding sequence GTGCCGGTGCATACGTCTGTGAGCAGTCAGGACAGCCCCGGCAGGGGCGTCGGGCTCGGCCTCGCGCTCGTCTCGGCGCTGGCCTTCGGCGGTTCCGGGGTGGCCGCCAAGCCGCTGATCGAGGCGGGACTCGACCCGCTGCACGTGGTGTGGCTGCGGGTGGCTGGCGCCGCCCTGGTGATGCTGCCGCTCGCCGTGCGGCACCGCGCCCTGCCGCGCCGCCGGCCCCTGCTGCTCGCCGGGTTCGGGCTGCTCGCGGTCGCCGGTGTCCAGGCCTGCTACTTCGCCGCGCTCTCCCGCATCCCGGTCGGCGTGGCACTCCTCATCGAGTACCTCGCCCCCGCGCTGGTCCTGGGCTGGGTGCGGTTCGTGCAGCGGCGGCCCGTGACACGTGCCGCCGCGGCCGGTGTGGTCCTGGCGGCCGGCGGTCTCGCCTGTGTGGTGGAGGTGTGGTCGGGCCTGAGCCTCGACGCGGTGGGCCTGCTCCTGGCCCTGGGTGCCGCCTGTTGCCAGGTCGGCTACTTCGTGCTGTCCGATCAGGGCAGCGATGCCGGCGCCGACGCGCCGGATCCGCTCGGCGTCATCGCCTACGGACTCCTCGTCGGCGCCGCCGTGCTGACGGTCGTCGCCCGCCCCTGGAGCATGGACTGGTCGGTGCTGGCCGGCTCGGCCCGGCTGAACGGCACCGCCGTGCCGGCCGTCGCGCTGCTGGCCTGGATCGTCCTGGTCGCCACGGTCCTCGCGTACGTCACCGGCGTGCTGTCCGTGCGGCGGCTGTCGCCGCAGGTCGCCGGTGTCGTGGCCTGCCTGGAGGCCGTCATCGCGACCGTGCTGGCCTGGGTGCTGCTCGGCGAACACCTCTCCGCGCCCCAGGTTTTCGGCGGCGCGGTCGTCCTGGCCGGTGCGTTCATCGCCCAGACGTCGGCCCCCGCCGAGAACGGTCGGGAGCCGGCCGCTCCGGGCGGTGCGGAACGGGAGTTGTCCGCCCGCGGCACCGCCGCATAG
- a CDS encoding pyridoxamine 5'-phosphate oxidase family protein: protein MQGTTEDTQAEDTRAAAYTPTGRTVPTRSADRASYDRELVHAILDEGYVCHLGFVREGAPVVLPTLYGRVGERLYVHGSTGSRPLRMTGQGDPGLPVCLTVTHVDGLVLARSAFHHSINYRSVVVHGIAHEVTDPEERRLALDALVDHVVPGRSADSRPANKKELAATAVIRLDLEEVSAKVRAGGADDEPEDLGLPHWAGVVPLRKGYDTPVPNADLAPGTGLPDYLTAR, encoded by the coding sequence ATGCAGGGCACGACCGAAGACACACAGGCCGAGGACACCCGAGCCGCCGCCTACACGCCGACCGGCCGGACCGTCCCGACGCGCTCGGCGGACCGCGCGTCGTACGACCGGGAACTGGTGCACGCGATATTGGACGAGGGGTACGTCTGCCACCTCGGCTTCGTGCGGGAGGGGGCCCCGGTGGTGCTGCCGACGCTGTACGGCCGGGTCGGCGAGCGGCTCTACGTCCACGGGTCCACCGGCTCCCGGCCGCTGCGGATGACCGGCCAGGGCGACCCGGGTCTGCCGGTGTGCCTGACGGTCACCCACGTCGACGGTCTGGTGCTGGCCCGCTCCGCCTTCCACCACTCGATCAACTACCGCTCGGTGGTGGTGCACGGCATCGCCCACGAGGTCACCGACCCGGAGGAGCGGCGCCTCGCCCTGGACGCGCTGGTGGACCATGTCGTCCCGGGCCGGTCCGCCGACTCCCGGCCCGCGAACAAGAAGGAGCTGGCCGCCACCGCGGTGATCCGCCTGGATCTGGAGGAGGTCTCGGCCAAGGTCCGCGCGGGCGGCGCCGACGACGAGCCCGAGGACCTCGGCCTGCCGCACTGGGCCGGGGTCGTCCCGCTCCGCAAGGGGTACGACACACCGGTCCCCAACGCCGACCTGGCGCCCGGCACCGGTCTGCCGGACTACCTGACGGCGCGGTGA
- a CDS encoding aminotransferase class I/II-fold pyridoxal phosphate-dependent enzyme yields MLGEYRISGRGAAEIAADVERAVGAGELRPGQHLPPMRELAARLGVNPNTVAAAYRSLRERGVIETAGRRGSRIRPRPATTGREQLRVEVPAGGRDLSTGNPDPALLPGLGPAVTAAAEVAGRRPVLYGDDPVDADLARVARTELDADGVPAGPLAVTSGSLDAVERVLTAHLKPGDTVAVEDPGWGSLLDLIPALGLHAAPVGVDDDGPLDGELRRALESGARALIVTGRAQNPTGASVTATRARALRAVLRDHPRTLLIEDDHGHGIVDLPLHPLAGVTRHWAFVRSAAKAYGPDLRLAVLAGDPLTVDRVRGRQRLGPGWVSLLLQRTVAHLWTHDAIDRAAVARAYGARRDALVGALAERGVAAHGRSGMNVWVPVPDETGAVARLVQAGWAPAPGARFRLTSPPGIRITVSPLTEEDVIPLAEAVATAVRPSPARTYG; encoded by the coding sequence GTGCTAGGAGAATATCGGATCAGTGGGCGTGGCGCAGCCGAGATCGCGGCCGACGTCGAACGCGCGGTCGGCGCGGGGGAGCTGCGGCCGGGCCAGCACCTCCCTCCCATGCGGGAGCTGGCAGCCCGGCTGGGGGTGAACCCGAACACGGTCGCCGCCGCCTACCGCAGCCTGCGCGAGCGCGGGGTGATCGAGACGGCCGGCCGCCGGGGCAGCCGCATCCGTCCCAGGCCGGCCACCACCGGACGCGAGCAATTGCGCGTGGAGGTGCCCGCCGGAGGCCGGGACCTGTCGACCGGCAACCCGGACCCGGCCCTGCTGCCCGGTCTGGGCCCGGCCGTCACCGCGGCGGCGGAGGTGGCCGGCCGGCGGCCCGTCCTGTACGGCGACGACCCCGTCGACGCGGACCTCGCACGCGTGGCCCGCACCGAACTCGACGCCGACGGCGTCCCCGCGGGCCCGCTGGCCGTGACGTCCGGCTCCCTCGACGCCGTCGAACGAGTCCTGACCGCGCATCTCAAGCCGGGGGACACGGTCGCCGTCGAGGACCCCGGCTGGGGCAGCCTCCTCGACCTGATCCCCGCCCTGGGCCTGCACGCGGCCCCGGTCGGCGTTGACGATGACGGACCGCTCGACGGCGAACTGCGCCGCGCCCTGGAGTCCGGTGCCCGCGCCCTGATCGTGACCGGCCGCGCGCAGAACCCGACCGGCGCCTCCGTGACCGCCACGCGCGCGCGTGCCCTGCGCGCGGTCCTGCGCGACCACCCGCGGACCCTGCTCATCGAGGACGACCACGGCCACGGCATCGTCGACCTCCCGCTGCACCCCCTCGCGGGCGTCACCCGCCACTGGGCCTTCGTCCGCTCCGCCGCCAAGGCCTACGGACCCGACCTGCGCCTCGCCGTCCTCGCCGGGGACCCCCTCACCGTCGACCGGGTCCGGGGCCGCCAGCGCCTCGGACCCGGCTGGGTCAGCCTGCTGCTGCAACGGACCGTGGCCCATCTGTGGACGCACGACGCGATCGACCGGGCTGCGGTGGCGCGGGCGTACGGCGCCCGCCGGGACGCCCTGGTCGGCGCGCTGGCGGAGCGTGGGGTCGCCGCGCACGGCCGCAGCGGCATGAACGTCTGGGTGCCGGTCCCGGACGAGACGGGCGCGGTGGCCCGCCTCGTCCAGGCGGGCTGGGCGCCGGCCCCGGGCGCCCGCTTCCGCCTGACCTCGCCCCCCGGCATCCGCATCACGGTCTCCCCGCTCACCGAGGAGGACGTCATCCCGCTGGCGGAGGCGGTGGCGACAGCGGTACGCCCGTCACCGGCGCGGACCTACGGTTAG
- a CDS encoding DMT family transporter: MSTVTAPRTRSAPPARPGTRLDWRLRFGALSAIWGFSFLLIKVGTDGYAPFQVTLGRLVFGTAVLMAAMAAKRQRLPRGARLWGHMTVAAFLLNALPFSLFAYSELTIPSTLAGICNATSPLWGMALSLVALSEDRPTRVRVAGLGLGFLGVLTVLGAWQGFDGLDAKGTAMALLASFSYPVGWIYVRRTLAGTGNSHLAMTGGQLLLATAQLAVVTPLFTDVPQRFALVPLLAVAALGALGTGLAVLLQYGLVAEVGPTTAQMVTYFIPVIATAAGVAILGESLRWSTPVGAVIVLAGAALTQIRTKRG; encoded by the coding sequence ATGAGCACGGTCACCGCACCCCGGACCCGGTCCGCACCCCCCGCCCGCCCCGGCACCCGCCTCGACTGGAGGCTGCGCTTCGGCGCCCTGTCCGCGATCTGGGGCTTCAGCTTCCTGCTGATCAAGGTGGGGACGGACGGGTACGCCCCCTTCCAGGTCACCCTGGGACGGCTGGTGTTCGGTACGGCGGTGCTGATGGCGGCCATGGCCGCCAAGCGGCAGCGGCTGCCGCGCGGAGCCCGGCTGTGGGGGCACATGACGGTCGCCGCGTTCCTGCTGAACGCCCTGCCGTTCTCCCTGTTCGCCTACTCGGAGCTGACGATCCCGTCCACGCTGGCCGGCATCTGCAACGCCACGTCCCCCCTCTGGGGCATGGCCCTCTCCCTGGTCGCGCTCTCCGAGGACCGGCCGACCCGGGTGCGCGTCGCCGGCCTCGGGCTGGGCTTCCTGGGGGTGCTGACCGTACTGGGGGCCTGGCAGGGCTTCGACGGCCTCGACGCGAAGGGAACGGCGATGGCGCTGCTCGCGTCGTTCAGCTATCCGGTCGGGTGGATCTACGTCCGGCGGACGCTGGCCGGCACCGGGAACTCGCATCTGGCGATGACCGGAGGCCAACTGCTGCTGGCGACGGCTCAACTGGCCGTGGTGACACCGCTGTTCACCGATGTGCCGCAGCGTTTCGCGCTCGTGCCGCTGCTGGCCGTCGCCGCGCTGGGCGCGCTCGGCACCGGGCTGGCCGTGCTGCTCCAGTACGGCCTGGTCGCCGAGGTCGGGCCCACCACCGCCCAGATGGTGACGTACTTCATCCCCGTCATCGCCACGGCCGCGGGAGTGGCGATCCTCGGAGAATCGCTCCGCTGGAGCACCCCGGTGGGGGCGGTGATCGTGCTGGCGGGCGCCGCGCTCACCCAGATACGCACGAAGAGGGGCTGA
- a CDS encoding LysR family transcriptional regulator, with amino-acid sequence MLNLERLRTLDALARHGSVSAAADALHVTTSAVSQQLSKLERETGQQLLARNGRGVRLTDAGRLLSEHAGRILSQVELAESDLEAHRGQVVGELRLSAFPTAARGLFPDALGALRTEHPGLRVRSSELEPEQGIAGVVRGDLDLAVVLDWYNKPMPVPDGLVKAALLDDPADVAMPAGHPLADRDEVDLTEFADDEWITWGQGEFCHEWLMFTLRSKGVEPIVGHRAGETHTQLGLVAAGLGVCIAPLLGRQPVPEGVVLLPLRQRVRRHVYVVWRADADRRPSIRAAVDALRAAARKLGGA; translated from the coding sequence ATGTTGAACCTGGAGCGCCTGCGCACCCTCGACGCCCTCGCCCGGCACGGCTCGGTCAGCGCGGCGGCCGACGCGCTGCACGTCACGACCTCCGCGGTGTCGCAGCAGCTAAGCAAGCTGGAGCGGGAGACAGGCCAGCAGCTCCTCGCCAGGAACGGCCGGGGCGTACGGCTCACTGACGCCGGCCGTCTGCTGTCGGAACACGCGGGCCGCATCCTGTCGCAGGTGGAGCTGGCCGAGTCGGACCTGGAGGCGCACCGCGGCCAGGTCGTCGGCGAACTCAGGCTGTCGGCGTTCCCGACCGCGGCCCGGGGGCTCTTCCCGGACGCGCTCGGCGCCCTGCGCACCGAACACCCGGGACTCCGGGTGCGCTCCAGCGAACTGGAGCCGGAGCAGGGCATCGCCGGCGTCGTCCGCGGCGACCTCGACCTCGCGGTGGTCCTGGACTGGTACAACAAACCGATGCCCGTGCCCGACGGCCTGGTCAAGGCGGCCCTGCTGGACGACCCGGCCGATGTCGCCATGCCGGCCGGGCACCCGCTCGCGGACCGGGACGAGGTCGACCTCACCGAGTTCGCCGACGACGAGTGGATCACCTGGGGCCAGGGCGAGTTCTGCCACGAGTGGCTGATGTTCACCCTGCGGTCCAAGGGCGTCGAGCCGATCGTCGGCCACCGCGCGGGGGAGACCCACACCCAGCTCGGGCTCGTGGCCGCCGGTCTGGGTGTGTGCATCGCGCCGCTGCTGGGACGCCAACCGGTGCCCGAAGGGGTGGTCCTGCTGCCGCTCAGGCAGCGGGTGCGGCGGCATGTGTACGTCGTCTGGCGCGCGGACGCCGACCGCCGCCCCTCCATCCGTGCGGCGGTGGACGCGCTGCGCGCGGCGGCACGGAAGCTGGGCGGGGCCTAG
- a CDS encoding lytic transglycosylase domain-containing protein, whose amino-acid sequence MAERSTAAAKQGARTADREDARTPPLRPGGYEPADYAAVVVRSAREAGVSPLLVMTVLHNEAYKPHHPLLERLWQWWKPGASFGLANMHRATFERVRRTHGLPGRWQDLRDDPAFAVRTAALHLKDLDRSLARRHVRRYTRDELLALGYNTGERNMRAFARGVPPGPMARSYLRRFRAYRERAAEALADGGEPRDTVTG is encoded by the coding sequence ATGGCCGAACGATCGACGGCGGCAGCGAAGCAAGGAGCCCGGACAGCGGACCGTGAGGACGCCCGGACGCCGCCGTTGCGACCCGGCGGCTACGAGCCGGCCGATTACGCGGCAGTGGTGGTGCGCAGTGCCCGGGAGGCCGGGGTCTCGCCCCTGCTCGTGATGACGGTGCTCCACAACGAGGCGTACAAGCCGCACCATCCGCTGCTGGAGCGGTTGTGGCAGTGGTGGAAGCCCGGGGCGTCCTTCGGCCTGGCCAACATGCACCGGGCGACGTTCGAGCGGGTCCGGCGGACGCACGGTCTGCCGGGGCGATGGCAGGACCTGCGCGACGACCCCGCCTTCGCCGTCCGCACGGCTGCCCTGCACCTGAAGGACCTCGACCGCAGCCTTGCGAGGCGGCATGTACGCCGTTACACCCGCGACGAACTCCTCGCCCTCGGCTACAACACGGGCGAACGCAACATGCGAGCCTTCGCCCGGGGCGTCCCGCCGGGCCCCATGGCACGGTCGTACCTGCGCCGCTTCCGCGCCTACCGAGAACGGGCCGCCGAGGCCCTGGCCGACGGCGGCGAGCCGCGCGACACGGTCACCGGCTGA
- a CDS encoding pyridoxamine 5'-phosphate oxidase family protein, with protein MTVTQQRRGRRIMMTPGELDEFLTAQRTCRVATVASDGTPHVSALWFAWDGTSLWLYSVVRSRRWAQLRRDPRVAVVVDSGEEYDQLRGAELSGRVEFVGEVPRTGELCAELDTAETLFARKNFGLDEMPHDGRHAWARLTPEKIVSWDFRKLGGA; from the coding sequence ATGACCGTCACGCAGCAGCGCCGGGGCCGGAGGATCATGATGACGCCCGGCGAGCTGGACGAGTTCCTCACCGCACAGCGCACCTGCCGGGTCGCGACCGTCGCGTCCGACGGCACCCCGCACGTGAGTGCGCTGTGGTTCGCCTGGGACGGCACCTCACTGTGGCTGTACTCGGTGGTCCGCAGCCGGCGCTGGGCACAGCTCCGCCGCGATCCGCGGGTGGCGGTCGTGGTCGACTCCGGCGAGGAGTACGACCAGTTGCGCGGGGCCGAGCTGTCCGGCCGGGTGGAGTTCGTGGGCGAGGTCCCTCGCACGGGCGAGCTGTGCGCCGAACTCGACACGGCCGAGACCCTGTTCGCGCGCAAGAACTTCGGCCTGGACGAGATGCCGCACGACGGCCGGCACGCCTGGGCCCGGCTGACCCCGGAGAAGATCGTGTCCTGGGACTTCCGGAAGCTGGGCGGGGCCTAG
- a CDS encoding Rieske (2Fe-2S) protein, whose amino-acid sequence MTSASLPPETAPAPARRTVMAAAGALGLAAALTACGSGDDSSAGSGAGAGAAGSSQDSGSPAGGTALARTSDIPEGGGKIFKDHGVVVTQPTAGTFKAFSSKCTHQGCAVGSVADGVIVCPCHNSHFSAEDGSVKKGPATRALPAAKITVSGDEIELA is encoded by the coding sequence ATGACCAGCGCTTCGCTCCCGCCGGAAACGGCACCGGCACCGGCCCGCCGAACCGTCATGGCGGCGGCCGGAGCGTTGGGGCTCGCCGCCGCACTGACCGCCTGCGGCTCGGGCGACGACTCGTCCGCCGGCTCCGGTGCAGGTGCCGGTGCCGCCGGGTCCTCGCAGGACAGCGGTTCCCCGGCCGGCGGCACCGCGCTCGCCAGGACGTCGGACATCCCCGAAGGTGGCGGCAAGATCTTCAAGGACCACGGTGTCGTGGTCACCCAGCCGACGGCCGGCACGTTCAAGGCGTTCTCGTCCAAGTGCACCCACCAGGGATGTGCGGTGGGCAGCGTGGCCGACGGCGTGATCGTCTGTCCCTGCCACAACAGCCACTTCTCCGCCGAGGACGGCAGTGTGAAGAAGGGCCCCGCGACCCGGGCGCTGCCCGCGGCCAAGATCACGGTCTCCGGTGACGAGATCGAACTGGCCTGA